GCGAGGCGGCGTCGGCGGCCGGGGTGAGCCTGCTGGAGCCGGTCGACGAGATCGCCGTCATGATCCCGGACGACTACGTGGGCGCCGTCATGGGCGACCTCGCCGGACGGCGCGGCCGCGTGCTCGGCACCGACACGGTCGGCGCCGGTCGGACGGTGGTGCGCGCCGACGTGCCGCAGACGGAGATCGTCCGGTATGCCATCGACCTGCGCGCCATGAGCCACGGCACCGGCACGTTCACCAGGCGTTACGCCCGCTACGAACCGATGCCACACAACCTCGCCGCCAAGGTGACGGCGGACGGACCCTAGGTGAAGACACGGCCGGCCCGCTGCCCACCGGGAGTACTGTTCCGGCGCGGTGACTTCAGCGCCAACTGTTGGCACGGGTGTCACCCCGCCGCACGCGGGCGCCTCCTCCCAACGCCATCACTTCCGACCACCACTCACGATCAACAGGACTCACTCATCTTGGCCTAGGTCGTCGTCGCCCGGCGGACGAAGTCGGCGAGGTCGGCGCTCTGGCGCAGCCGGCTGGGTTCGTGAACGTACATCATGTGGCCGGCCTCGTAGTAGCGGCGCTCGATGTTGTCCTGCAGCCCGGCCGGGAGGTTCAGGTGCGCGAGGTCGTCCTCGGCGCAGGAGAACGGCGTGGCGCCGTCGTAGTAGCCGAAGGCGACGTGGACGCGCAGGTGCGGGTTCTGCCGCATGGCGCGCGAGAGGCGGTCGAGCACGGACACCGACGCGTTCTCGAACTCCTTGTAGCTCCACTTGCCGATGACGTCGCGGCCGAACACGTGGAACGGGGAGGTGTCCTCGATGCCGAGCTCGGCGCGGGCGTAGTGCTGGTACGCCGTCGCGTACGGGCCGAGGATGGCGTCCATGGACGGGTCGGCGTCCATGCCGTCGGCGATGCCGTCGCCGGCCGGTCCGGTGAACCGGGAGTCGAGGCGGCCGACGCTCAGGCCGTCGGCGCGGCGCAGCTCGGTGAAGTAGCGCCAGTGCTCGAGGCGCAGGTCGGCCCGCGACACGTAGTCCTCGCCGACCCCGGTGAGGCGGGCCAGCGTGGCGACGGCGTCGGCGCGCTCCTCGGCGCTGAGCCGGGACCCGCGGGCCAGCACGTAGAGGTAGTCGCGGGCGGCGTACCGCTCGGCCTCGGCGACGACGTCGCGCAGCTCACGGCCCGGGTGTTTGCCGTGGTAGTGGGCGGTCGCGGCGTAGAACGGCAGGAACCGCGCGTAGGCGTGGTCGTTGCCCTCCTTGAAGTCGTGCACGCCGAAGTTGAGGACGCAGGAGATCAGCATGAGCCCGTTGAGGTACATGCCGGTGCTCTGCAGGTGCTGGGCCAGCGCCGACGCGCGGGTGGTGCCGTACGACTCCCCCGCCAGCAGCTTGGGCGAGAGCCAGCGCCCCTCGGCGGTGACCCACTGGCGGATGATCTCGCCGACGGACTCGATGTCCGCGCTGAACCCGTGGAAGTCGCCCGCCTTCTCGCCGTCGACGACGCGGGAGCGGCCGGTCGACACGGGGTCGATGAAGACGAGGTCGCTGACGGTGAGCAGCGACTCGGGGTTGTCGGTCAGCCCGTACGGCGGCGGCGCGAGGTCGCCGACGTCGCCCATGACGACGCGGCGCGGCCCCAGCACGCCGAGGTGCAGCCACACGCTGGCCGAGCCCGGTCCGCCGTTGAACGCGAAGGTCACCGGCCGGGTGCCCGGATCGGCGTCGTCGAGGGTGTACGCCGTCAGGCCGACCTGGGCGCGCGGCCGGCGGCCCTTCCACACGTCGTCCTCGACCTTGTCCTCCCACAGCACGACACGGCCGGCCTTGGCCGTGTAGTGCAGCGGGCCGTCCGGGGTGTCGAGGACGTGCTGGCTCGTGACCAGCTCGTCCTCGAGGTGCTTGGCGGCGTTGTCGGCTGCGGGCTTGGACTCGGCATCGCTCACAGCCGCCGACCCTATCGGCGTGGGTGCACGAACGGTGCGTGCAGGTGCGCGGTGGCGAGCACCGCGTTCCTGCGCTCGGCCCGCCGCAGCAGCGACCGCCGGCTCGCGCGGGCCGTTTCCTGGTCGTCCTCCAGCGCGTACGCGACGTCCGGGTCGGCCAGCTGCACGGCATGCACCAGGACGTCACCGGTGATGATCACCTCCTCGCCCGGCCCGTCGACGAGCACGGACTGGTGCCCGACGGTGTGCCCGGGCGTCGGCACGGCCAGCACACGCTCGCCGCGGCGACCGGCCGGCAGCCGCGCCGGCCCGCGCACCTGGTGCAACCGGCCGGTGCGCAGCAGCGGTTCGACGACGTAGCCCCAGACGACGCTCTCGGGGTCGCCGGCGAGGTGGTCGACCTCGTCGCGCTGGACGACGTACCTGGCGTCGGGGAACATCGGCGTCCCGTCCGGCCCGACGGCCCAGCCGACGTGGTCCTCGTGCAGGTGGGTCAGCACCACCAGGTCGACGTCGCCGGCGGCGATGCCCGCCTCGGCGAGCGCCCGGGGCAGCCGGCCCGGCACCGGCGCCCAGCCCGCCGCCGGGCTCCCGGCCGGTCCGACGCCGCTGTCCACGAGCATGACCCGTCCCGACGGGCGCCGGACGGCGTAGCAGTGGAAGTCGAGGTGCCAGCGGCCGTCGTCGCCGAACGCCGCCGGGTCGATCGCCCGCGCCGCGGCCCAGTCGGCGTCGGTGGCGTCGGGGAACATCTGCGTCCAGGCGGCGGGGAACGGCCCGGACGCGTCGAGCAGGGCGATCACCTCCAGCCCGCCCACCTGGCGGCGGGCCGCGGACGAGACCCGCCGGCCACTCGGGCCGGCGCTCGCCGTCACCTGTGCCGCGGCGGTCAGCCCCGCCCCGAGCGCGGCGACCACGAACGGACGCCTGCCGATGCCGCGGTGCTGGCCCGGCCGGCCGGATGCGGTGGGGTCGGACATGATGCCTCCCTGGTCCGTGGGGTGGTGGCGGTGCCGTGACAGAGTCGACCAGGCGGGCCTATGGCCCGGCCACTGATTCGACGATCATCGAAAGCCGAGGTGCCCGCGTGCTCGGGATCGCACTGGACGCGCCGCGCCTGGCCCTGACCAGGTTCGCGCTGCCGAAGCTGGCCGAGCTGCTGAACGCCGCCGAGGTCCTCGTTCACCCGGGCCGGGCGCCGTACGCGCGGCACTGGGTGGCCGACACCGCACGCCGGGTCGACCGCGACCGCGTCGGCGTCCTGCTCGCGCTGGCCGAGGAGGC
This Jiangella alba DNA region includes the following protein-coding sequences:
- a CDS encoding S10 family peptidase; translation: MSDAESKPAADNAAKHLEDELVTSQHVLDTPDGPLHYTAKAGRVVLWEDKVEDDVWKGRRPRAQVGLTAYTLDDADPGTRPVTFAFNGGPGSASVWLHLGVLGPRRVVMGDVGDLAPPPYGLTDNPESLLTVSDLVFIDPVSTGRSRVVDGEKAGDFHGFSADIESVGEIIRQWVTAEGRWLSPKLLAGESYGTTRASALAQHLQSTGMYLNGLMLISCVLNFGVHDFKEGNDHAYARFLPFYAATAHYHGKHPGRELRDVVAEAERYAARDYLYVLARGSRLSAEERADAVATLARLTGVGEDYVSRADLRLEHWRYFTELRRADGLSVGRLDSRFTGPAGDGIADGMDADPSMDAILGPYATAYQHYARAELGIEDTSPFHVFGRDVIGKWSYKEFENASVSVLDRLSRAMRQNPHLRVHVAFGYYDGATPFSCAEDDLAHLNLPAGLQDNIERRYYEAGHMMYVHEPSRLRQSADLADFVRRATTT
- a CDS encoding MBL fold metallo-hydrolase, with protein sequence MSDPTASGRPGQHRGIGRRPFVVAALGAGLTAAAQVTASAGPSGRRVSSAARRQVGGLEVIALLDASGPFPAAWTQMFPDATDADWAAARAIDPAAFGDDGRWHLDFHCYAVRRPSGRVMLVDSGVGPAGSPAAGWAPVPGRLPRALAEAGIAAGDVDLVVLTHLHEDHVGWAVGPDGTPMFPDARYVVQRDEVDHLAGDPESVVWGYVVEPLLRTGRLHQVRGPARLPAGRRGERVLAVPTPGHTVGHQSVLVDGPGEEVIITGDVLVHAVQLADPDVAYALEDDQETARASRRSLLRRAERRNAVLATAHLHAPFVHPRR